A region of the Bryobacteraceae bacterium genome:
CAGGTGGTGCCGCCGGCGATCTGCGTCACCCGCATGTCTTCCTGGTCAATGGTGATCTTGAAGGGAGGCGCGAAGGGAAAGCCGGTGGCGGATTCGACGGTGATCGTCTCGTCGCTGGCGGAGACGTCGCCGGCGAGCGTCGTGGCCGCCCGGTTGCCGTTGCGCTCCCACAGGCGGGGGTCGGTGTTGGGGACCACGGGGAGGATGGAGTTCGAACTGCCGGCGATCCAGAAGCCGCCGTCGGGGTCCGCCGCCACGGCGCGGATGATCTCCATCTCCTCGCCGCCGAAATAGCCGCCCCAGGCGATGACCGGATCAATCACCAGCGGCAGCGAGCGGTCGTATGGGCCAAGCTCAATGCGCACGGCCTCTCCGGCCAGCACATAGCGGCTGGAGACGCTGATGCGGTGTCCGTCCGCCAGTTGATAGGCGACTGGAGGCTTCTGGCGGATTTTCCCCGAGAAAGAGAGGCTGCCGTCCTTTTCGACCACGGGCCTGGCACCCTGGAAGCGAAGAGCGATCCGGCCCGGGTCAGCGCCGGGGGAGACGACGAGATCGAATTCCAGCTGCCGACCGGTGGAGTAGTAGATGACATCGATCCCCGGATAAATGCCGCGGGCGGCCACGCGGCGGTAATGCGGCACGCCACGCCGCCAGCGCGAGGGGTCGTTGCCGACCAGGTAGTTCGTGCGGCCATCCAGAGCGTCCAGCGCCTCGAGCCGTGCCGGATCCGAACCGGCGAATTCAAGCCGGAGGCGGAGATCCGACCGGGCCAGCAGGGCACCGCGTGGATCGACAGAAAGGGCCAGCTCCGTGCTCCGCGAGACAAATGCTTTGCCGTCGGGAGCGGGCTCAAACCAGGCGGGAAGCTGGGAGAACGCCTGGCGCGGGTCTGTCCGGCCGCTGGAGGCGGCAGCCGCACAAAAAGAGGCGGCGCAGAACAATGGCAACAATCGCATGATGGCTTGAGGGGCCCTCGGAGGAGAAGTCCAAACACTTCATTATACGAACCAGCCTGGAAGGACGGGTACACGGGCACCGGGGGATGCGTGGCCGCTCTGGCGTGTCAGCCCACAACAAAGAAGCCGGACTCCACCTCGCCGGCGGCCACCCGGGTCCAGGCCACCCGTGCCCTGCCCCGGCGGCCGGCGTATTCGAATTCCACCTCCTGGCCGGAGGCCAGGCCGGTGCATTCGTGAGCGGCACGAAAGCCGCTCAGGCTGGTGTCCACGAGGCGGCCCTCGACCGTCCGGCTCGATACTTCCTCGACCAGCACCAGTCTGACGGCGCCGCTGGCGGGGAGCCGGGGCTCACGGCGCCGTTCCAGAGAGTTTTTGCTCATGTTCGCAGCTCCTCGCCGTTTCCGGCGGACGCGTCCTGCCGGCCGCGCCTCTCCGGAAGGCTTCCCGCTCGCGGTACAGTTTCAGCTTGCGGCTCAGGGTTCGCCGGGAGATGCCGAGCAGTGCGGCCGCCTTCTCCCGGTGACCGTTGGTGGATTCCAGGGCGCGAAGAATGGCGTCCCGTTCGAGCGAATCCAGCCGGTGGAGGACGACCGGGGCCGGGACGCCACGGGGTTCCACGGGCAGGCCCAGATGAGAGCCGGTAATGGGTGCGCCGTCGGCCAGCAGAGCGGCCCGGGTGAGCACATTGCGCAGCTCGCGGACGTTGCCCGGCCACCAGTAGCGCTCGAGCACGCCGAGCGCTTCGCGGGTGAGCTTGGGCTCCGCTGGATAATCGGCAAGGAAGTGGAAGGCCAGCGGGGCAATCTCTTCCAGGCGTTCCCGGAGTGGAGGCACGCGCAGCACGACCTGGCTGAGCCGGTGGTAGAGCTCGCTGCGGAAGCGGCCCTCGGCCGCCGCCCGTTCGAGATCCAGGTTCGTGGCGGCGACGATCCTCACGTCCACATGGACCTTGCGCGTACCGCCGAGCCGGTAATAGGGCGCGCCGTCCAGCACGCGGAGCAGTTTCACCTGCATTCGCGGATCCAGTTCGCCCACCTCGTCAAGGAAGAGCGTGCCCGTGTGGGCCAGCTCGAAGAGGCCCGGTTTGGCAGTCACCGCGCCGCTGAAGGCGCCACGCTCGTAGCCGAACAGTTCGCTTTCGACCAGGTGCTCGGGAATGGCGCCGCAACTGACGTCCACCCAGGGCCGGCCGCAGCGCGGCGAAAACTGATGCAGAGCCCGGGCCAGCAGTTCCTTGCCCGTGCCGCTCTCCCCGGTGATGAGGACGGCCGCCGGAGAGCGGGCCACCCGCTCTGCCAGCTCGAACAGCGACCGCATGGCAGGACTGGCGATGACGGCCTTCAAGCCGAGAAGATCCAGCGTCTCCGCGCCGCAGGCGTTCATGCGAGTGCGTGTCCATGGTCTATGTTGCAGGAAAGCCGTAGAAAAGGGGAGAGGGCGGAACCGGAACCCCGCGGCCCGCAAATCCCTGAGTGCAGGCCGGAGATACACCTTAGAACCGTTCGAGGCGAGGGCCATCGCGCTGACGAGTCCGGCTTGCTCCGGGGTGACGGGTGCGAGTGATGGGGCGGGACCGGCAGGGAGTGGAATGTTTTCTTTCCGGCTTGCGGGGGATGGGGGCGGGCGTCCCCGTTAATGTTTGCTGCTGGAACCGCCGATGGTAAGAGGGGAAAACATGAACGCCTCGAGCGTCAGCAAAGCCTACTTGCGGCTGGTGATTCTGGTTGCCGCGGCCATTGCGGTGCCCCCGCTGTTCGCCTGGCAGACGGCGGACCTGCCCCAACTGATGGCGCTGCTGGCCGTCAGCGTGCCGGCCAGCTATTTCCGCGTTGGCTTCCGTCACGGCCAGGGGCTGCTGCCGCTGAGCCTGCTGTTCGTAATGATCAGTCTGCGCGTGGGGCAACTGGAGCAAACGCTGCTGCTGGCCGCGGTGAACGCTTTTGCGTTCGAGATGGGAGCGCGGCGCGGTTCAGGGCGAGCGATAGAGCAGACGGTGTTTACCGCCTCGGTGTGGTGCATTGCGGTGGTGGCGGGCGACTACGCCCTGCGGGGCGTGGCTCCGCCAGGGGCGCGGACGGAAGTGGCCGCAGCGCTTGAGGCGATTCTGGTCGGCGTTTCGGTGTTCATCTCGACGTCATTCCCGGAGGCGTTGCGGGAGAGGCTGGAGACCGGGGCCCGGCTTTTGCAGGTGTGGAAGGAACGGCACGTCTGGTCGCTGCCCTACTTCGTGGCCGGGTCGCTGATTGCGGCGCTGTTTGACGTGGCGCGCAGCCAGTTCGGCTGGCAGATTCCGCTGCTGTTGATCGTGGCGCTGTACCTGCCCTACCGTGCCTATCTGCTGTACCTGGAGAAAGTGGAGGCGGGCCTGCGGCACGCCGAGGAGATGGCCGCGCTCCATCTGCGAACGATCGAGGCGCTGGCGCTGGCCATTGATGCAAAGGACGAGACCACGCAGCAGCACCTGCAACGGGTGCAGGTGTACGCGGTGGAGATTGGCAAGGAGCTCGGCCTGTCGGAGACGGAGCTGGAAGCGCTGCGGGCGGCGGCCCTTCTACACGATATCGGCAAGCTGGCCGTGCCCGAACATATCATTTCCAAGCCGGGGCGGCTGACGCCGGAAGAGTTTGAGCGGATGAAGATCCATCCGGTGGTCGGCGCGCAGATCCTTGAGCGGGTGCGGTTCCCCTATCCGGTGGCGCCGATTGTGCGTTCGCATCATGAGCGATGGGACGGAACGGGATATCCGGACCGGCTGAAGGGCGAGGAGATTCCGATCGGGGCGCGCATCTTGAGCGTCGTCGACACGCTGGATGCGCTGGCAACGGACCGGCAATACCGCAAGGCCCTGCCGCTCGACGAGGCCATCGGCGTCATCCTGAGCGAAGCGGGCAAGGCTTTCGACCCGCGCGTCGTGGAAGTGCTGGCGCGCCGCTACCGCGAGCTGGAGAAGATGGCGCGCGAGCGGAGGGTAGATTCGCTCAAGTTGTCGAAGGACGTCGAAGTGCGTGGCGGGGAGGCCCCGGGTGCCGGTTTTGAGACGGCGGCGAAGCCGGCCGCCGACGGGCCGGCGCCGGACTTCCTGAACCAGATTGCGGCGGCGCGGCAGGAGGCGCATGAACTGTTCGAGTTGACGCACAATCTGGGGACGTCGCTCAGCCTGGACGACACGCTGAGCATGCTGAGCGTGCGGCTGAAGCGGATCATTCCCTACGACGCGATGGCCGTGTATCTGAAGAAGGAGCAGGTTCTGGAGCCGGTCTTCGTGGTCGGCGAAAACGCCCGGCTGTTTGGCTCGCTGCGCATCCCTCTGGGCCAGGGCCTTTCCGGCTGGGTGGCCGAAACGGGGCGGGAGATTCTCAACGGCAATCCGAGCGTCGAGCCGGGGTATCTGAACGATGAAACCAAGTATTCGACGCTTCAGTCAGCGCTGGCGGTGCCGCTGGAGGGGCTGAACGGGATTGTGGGAGTGCTGACGCTGTACCGCGCGGACCGCAACGCGTTCAGCCGGGACCACATGCGGGTGCTGCTGGCGGTAAGTTCGAAGCTGGCCCTGGCGGTGGACAACGCCCTCCGCTACCACCAGGCGGAGAGCTCGGCGACGACGGACTTCCTCACCGGGCTGGCCAATGCGCGCTCGCTGTTCCATCATCTGGACAGCGAGCTGGCGCGGGCCCGGCGCGAGGAGACGCCGCTGACCGTGGCCGTGATCGATGTCGACAACTTCAAGTTGATCAATGATGAGCGCGGCCATCTGGAAGGCAACCGCCTGCTGCGGATCCTGGGCGAATCTCTGCGCGCCCATTGCCGCGAGTACGACTATGTGGCGCGGATGGGCGGGGACGAATTCGTGCTGGTCTTCAGCGGGCTGGGCCGGGATCTGGCCGAGATGCGGCTTGCCCATCTGAAGCGTGACGTCGAGGAGGACGTGCGAGCCAAGAGCGGCTACGAGCTGATCCTTTCGGTGGGCTGGGCCTCCTGGCCCGAGGACGGGTGCGATGCAGAGGCGCTGCTGTCGACAGCGGACCGGGAGATGTATCGGGCCAAGCAGAACAGCGAGAGCCGGCGCAGGACGCGCGCCCGCTGGCAGCAGTGGGCTCAGCGGGTGGAACAAGCGGCCCTGCACTGAACGGCGCGGCTGCCGACTCACGGCAGCCTGCCGGATTCCTGCTGGAGTTTCGGAAGCACGCGGTAGCGGTAGACCAGCGCCCCGGAGACCAGGGTGGCTCCGGCGGCGGCCGAGATCACCGGAGCAAAGCGCAGCCCGGCGATCACCAGCCACACGCCGGGCACGACGAACAGCATCGGCACCAGCGGGAAAGCGAAACTCACGGCGGGCAGCCTCTGCCAGTCCGGGCGCCGGCGCAGCCACAGGAGGCTGGCGACGGCCAGCATGGCGAAGAGGTTCAGCAGATATCCGATGTAGGTCATCAGGTTGCCGAAGTTGACCAGGGTCATCAGCATCGCGCAGGCGCCCTGAAACAGGATGGCCACCACCGGGGTGCGCCACTTCGGGTGCACATAGCCGGCCGAGGGCAGGAAGGCGCCGTTCCTGGCCATGGCGTAGTAGAGGCGCGGGCCGATGGTCACCATGGCATTCACCGTGGACATCAGGCTCACGGCGAGCAGCGCGCTGAAGATCGCCGCGCCTTCCTGTCCGAACAGGGCCCGCGCCGTCAGGCTGCCAATGGCGAGTACGCCCTTCATCTGCTCGAGTGGCACGGCGTAAATGAAGACGACGTTGAACAGCAGATAGAGCACGGCGACGATGACGGTTCCGATGGTGAGCGCCAGCGGGAGCGTCCGTTCCGGCCGCTTCAGCTCTTCGGCGATATAGGTGGCCGCGTTCCAGCCGCTGTAGCCTACATAGATCCAGAAGAGGCTGAGGGCGAACTGCGCCGCCAGCGGTGCCGTCGAGGTGCGCTCGGCCGCCTGCCGCAGGTGTGACCAATCGCCGTTGCCCACCGCCAGCCCGAAGGCGATGAAGGCGATCATGACGAGCACCTTGATCGAAGTGAGCGTGTTCTGGATGCGGGCGATGAATTCCACGCCGAACAGGTTCAGCACGGTGAAGAGAAAAATCAGCGCCGCGGCGGCGGCCTGAGCGCCTCCGGCCTCGATGCCAATCTCGCCCCAGGTGCGGCGGAACCAGATGTTTTCCTGGCGCAGGGGAGGAAAAAAATAGCCAAGATAATTCGAAAATGCGAGGGCCGCCGTCGCCACGGGCGCGGAAAATCCGGCAAAAAAACTCACCCATCCGCTCATGAATCCGAGCGTCGGCCCGTAGGCGCGCGTGAGGTAGACGTATTCGCCGCCGCTGGCGGGAAAATTCACGCCGAGTTCAGAGTAGGACAGCGCTCCGGCGAGCGCGATGATGGCGCCAACCACCCAGATGCCGAGCACGAGCCACGGCTTGCCCAGGTCGCCGGCCAGAAAGCCGGTAGTCGTGAAGATGCCGGTGCCGACCATGTTGGAGATGACCAGCGCGGTGGCGCTGAAAAGGCCCAGGCGGCGCAAGAGAGCGGGTGCGGAGGCCGATGCCATTGCTCTGCATTCTACTGGAGACGCGAGGCAGCGCGCCCGCGGGCCGGCCTATTGCACGATGCCCAGCCGCTCCAGCGGCCAGTAGGCGAAGACGGCCTTGCCATAGATGGCGCGGGCGGGCAGCGGGCCCCAGTGCCGGCTGTCGTTGGACGAGCTGCGGTGATCGCCCATCACGAAGTAGTGGCCCTCCGGCACCACGATCGCGGACATGGACGACCGGTCGCGGTAGTCGTCTGGCACGTAGGGCTCGCTGATCGGATAGCCATTGACGAACACATAGCCCTGACGGATCTCCACCCGGTCTCCGGGAAGGCCGATGACGCGCTTGATGTAGCTCTTCGACGGATCGCCCGGAAACCAGAAGACCACCGTGTCGCCGCGCTGGATGTGCTCGAGCCCGAGCCGGTAGGCGAATTTGTTGATGAAGACGCGTTCCTGGTCGGTCAGCGTCGGCAGCATCGAGGTGCCTTCCACCTTCACCGGCTGGTAAAGGAAAAGGATCACCACCAGCGCAATGAAGACCGCAAGCACGAGGTCTCGAACCCAGAAAAGGGCGTGCTTCCACATGGGCCTTGTGTCCAGACGATCTGCCCCGATTTTTTCACGGCGGCAGGGCCCGCTGCAACAAAGGCCTCGCCGGCTCGGGGATTGCATCCGGCCGTTTTCAGGCGTTCGGCCGACGTGCGGCCGGACTCAGCGGGGCGCCGCCGCGGCCTCATTCAGGTTCAGTCCCAGCCGCTCGGCCAGCACCGGCATCGGCAGTGCGCCTTCGAGCAGCGCCCGCCGGTGGAACTCGCCGGGCCGGAACGTCGCGCCCTCTTTGGCTTCGGCCGCTGCGCGCAGCTGCTTCCAGGCGAGGAAGCCGGCCCAATAACTCGGAAGCTGGCAGGAGCTGAGCTTCGCGCGCCGAAGCTTGGCCTGCGCCTCTTCCTTTTCCTGGAACGTCCGCTGGATCATCAGCTCGAGCGCTTCCTGATCCGTCATGTTTTTCGTGTGGAGCCCGATGTCGAGGATCGTGTTCGCAACGGCCCGCAACAGTTGCTTATAGTGGACGAGCCGGAGCTCCGGGTCCCCGCCGAGATAGCCTTCGCGGACCATCAGGTCGGTCGCATACACGGCCCATCCTTCCACATAGGCGCCGTCGCCGAACAGCGACCGGAGCACGCGGCGCGGCGCAGGCTGGACCTGGGCCGCGTATTCGAACTGCAACCAGTGGCCGGGAATCGCCTCATGGATGGTGAGCAGCCGCAGGCCGTAATCGTTATATTCGCGCAGCTTCGACTCGACGCGATCCTTCGGCCAGCCCGGCGGGATGGGCGTCAGCCAGTAAAAAGCCCCGAGTTCTGGCTGTAATGGCGGCGCGGGATTGAATCCGCCGACGGCATAAATGCCACGCATGAATGGCGGAGTTTCCATGATTTTCAGATTGTCATTGGGCGGCAGCGGAACGATTTTATCGCCATGGGCACGAAGAAATTCACGGACTTCTTCCAGGCTCTTCTGCGCTTCCTGAAAGTATGTTTCGGGCCGCGGGTGTTTTTCGGAGATCCTGCCGAGCACCTCGCCGACGATCAGGTTCAAGTCCACCGGATCGCGGTGGCGGGGGAAGTATTTCCCATGCAACGGCGAGGCTGTTTTGAACATTTCGCGCCGCAGCGTTGCCAGGTCCTGTTCGGCCTGCTTCAGGAGCTGCTCCGGCGTTGTCAGCCCGCCGAAGACGATCCGGAACTTGCGCGCATATTTCTCCGGCCCCAGCCGCCAGCCTTCCGGGCCGGCATCCTTCAGCGTTTTCAGATGGGCATTGAAGGCGCGCATTGAGTCCGTGGCGCGCGCGGCGGCGGCGCGGAACCGCTCCGAAAGCTCCGCAGGCACCTTCGGGGCAAATTCTTTCTCAATGAGGCCGATGGTTCCATCGTTTTCCTCGATGGCAGTCTGCGTCCAGACCGGGTTGGAGGATTCCAGGTTTGCCCTGGCGGCCTCGATGAGCGACGGCACGGCTTCCAGCCGCGCCACTATGTGGCGCCAGCGCTCGGCCGCGGGAGCGTAGTCCACCGCATAGGGCGTGAACAGCGCATTGCCGATGAGTTCCACGTACAGGGTGGGGTTGAGCTTCCAGCCCCGCTCGGTGTCGAGGTCGAACAGGCCGGCTTCGCAGAGGTTTTTCATCAGGCCGAGGTCGGCGCGCTCCTCGGGGCCGAGCCTGGACTCGTCGATGCGGCTCAGCCGATCCTGCCAGGAGCGCCAGTGCCGGCGGCGCGCTTCGACGCCGGCGGCCGTCCAGTCGTCGAGTTTTTCGTCGAGAACCACGCCCTGGTGACGGTGATAGCCGGCGCTGGTGGCGGTGACGGGCGACAGCGCCAGCGTCGTGCGGACAAACTCGTCGGTCATGGAGATGAAATCCTGCGGCCGGACTTCCCTCTTGCCGCAGCCGGCCAGCAGGAGCGCGGCCGCCGCCAGAAATACGACGCGTTTCATGGTTTCAGCTCCAGTGTACCCGTGGAGCGGTCCACACTGGAGCCTGAAGACTGCCGGGAGAATTCCCGACCGGGTCAGAGACCGATGCCCAAAAAGAGATCCACCTGGTTGCGAGATGGAAGCCACTGGCCGGAGGTCCAGCGCGTGAACCGGATCTCTGGAGTCAAGCGGAGGCGGGCCGGGCCGCGCAGACGGAGGCCGCCGGTGACGATCACGCCGCCGGTGTTGTCTGAGACCCGCCTGGTGCGGGTTACGGCGGGACTGAAGGGGGGCGGTCCGATTTCGTTATATGTGGTGACGATAGTTTCTGGCGAAGGGACGTGGCTCCAAACGCCGCCGGCCCCGAGAAACGGACGAACGCGCCGGGCGCCCCAGCCGCGGCTGAGCACGAGCGGAACCTCCCATCGGGAGCCGCGAATCAGCTCCGTTTGCCAGAACGCCGGACCGGTGGAGACGGTTTCCGACCGCCAGAAACGCCGGTAGAGGAAGCCGGACTCGAGCCGCAGCCTTCCGGGCAGAGCCACTTCGGCAGACGGGCCGATGGAAAAGCGGTTCTGGCCGAGGCGGCTGTCAAAAGTCGCGCCGCGCCCCGCGCGGAAAGCGGATTCGCGGTTGTCGGTCAGAAGCAGGCCGGATTTCACCCCAAAATAGAAGCGGTTTTCCTGCGCGGTGGCGGCGGCCATCGCAAAAAGGACGGCAAATGCCGTGCGGGTCGGAATTTTCACTGACTCTCAGGACGCGCGCCGGGCGTGGAAAGTTCCCGCGGCAGCGCGCGGAGGAAAGAATTCTGAGGCGCGAATACCCGGGCTCAATGCTCGAAAATGCAATGGCTCGATGGGAAATGGCGGCGAGGTTTCCGGCGCACTTCACCACTCGTTGTATGGCGTGCCTTCGAGCGAGCGCCGTGTGGACCGGGACCGGACGTCGAAAATGCCGGGTTCGCTCTGGCTGACGCTGGAAACGGCCTCTTCCATGATGATTTCCCAGTCCGCCTGGCCGGTCATCGGATCGATGGGGATCTGCCGGAGATAGCCCTCGCGGACGAGATCTTCGAGCGATTGCGGCGCCTTGCCCTTGTCGTACGTGTATTCGTCGATCACCGTGCGCAGGGTGAACAGGTTCTGCCGCAGGACGGTCTCGCGGGCGCGAATGACCGATTTCTGGTACATCGGCACGGCCACCGACACGAGCACGGCGATGATCGCCATGACGATCATCAGCTCGATCAGCGTGAAACCGCTCCTTCTACCACTCCGAATACGGCGTGCCATCGGGCGCCCTTTCCATGGATTTCGTGTAGACATCGAAGACGTTCTGGCCGCCCCAGGAGGTGGAGCGCGGGTCGTCCTGGGTGGAACGCAGGCCCCAGTCAGTGGAATTCGTGAACGGATCCCGCGGAATGCGGCGGAGGAAGCGGATTTTTTTGCCGGTGGGATCGTTGGCCAGTTTTACGCCCTCGACGAGCTGTTCGAGCGACTCGGGATAGCATTCCGCGCCGAGTTTTTTCTCGATGCCGCCTTTTTCGCAGGTGTCCTTGTAACGGTCGATGGCGGAGCGAATTTCGCGCAGCGCGTAGCGGAGTTCGCGCTCTTTTTCGCGCCGCACGCGGTAGCGGGCCAGCGGCACGGCGAGCGCGGTAAGGAACATCAGCAGCGTGAAGGCAACAATCAGCTCGACAAGCGTCAGCCCGAATTCCCTTCTTCCGATGGCGCGTCTGCGGTTCATGGCACCTGCACGGTCACCGACGGCGGCGCGGCGGCCATCGCTTCCAGCCGCGCGTCGCGCAACGAGATCTCTTCCACGCGGATGGCCGCCTGGCCGCGCGCCACGGCCTGAAAGCGCAGCTCGACAAGAATGCCGGAGCCGGAGATGCCGCCGGCGCCGGGCACCCGGTTCATGTTGATGATGACGAGGCCCGAGGCCTCATCGCGCGTGTCGGAAAAGGTGACCTGCTGGCCGTCGCCGCCGAGGAACGGCCCCCGTTGGACGTCGAGCAGCCGCAGCAGCTGAGGATCATAGCGGAGGCGCATCGGCGCGCTGAACAGGTCGCTGACGTTGTCCACCATCAGGCGCACGGTGAAGGTGGAATTCAGCGCTGGCTGGCCCGTAGAGGGCGCCAGCGTCAGCACGGGTGCAGCGGGGCGTTCCTCAGCGGGATGGTCCGCCTTGGGCTCGGGCCGGGCGGGCGCTTCGAGTGCGGGTTCTGCCGGAACCGACGGCGCCGGCGGCGGGGACTGCGGCCTGGCCGGCGCGGGCGTGCCCGGTACCAGCGGCGTGCGCACCGGCTCGCCGGGCTGGCGCGCGGGTTCCTGGTCCGCCGCCTCCCGCTGATCCTCGTCCTCGGGGGCGAAGCTGACCTTGTAAATCGTGTCGGCGCCGCTGGCAACAGGGCGCAGGCTTTCGGCGGTGATCTCCGGCGAACGCACGAGGCGGGGCACAAGTGCCACCAGCAGATCGGAGTTTGCGTTTTCGAGATTCTCACTGGAAAACAGGCGTCCGAGCACCGGGATGTTCATCAGACCGGGTACGCCGGAGCGGGTCCTGGAGACGTTGGCCTGCATCAGGCCGCCAATCAGCGTCACCTCGCCTTCGCGGGCGCGGATGATGTGGGTGACTTTCCTCTGGCCGATCACCGGCTGCGACAGGCCGCCAACGTCAATCCGCTCGCGGATGTTGGAAATCTCGAATTCCACCTGGAGCGAGATCTCATCGCCATGAATGCGCGGGGTAAGATCCACATTGATGCCCACCTCGGCGAACTGGAACTGCGTGGACACAAGCGGCGAAACGCCCACGCCGCCGATGCCCGGCTGGAAAGAGCCGGTCGCGTACGGATAGCGGTCGCCCAGCCGCAGCGTCGCCTTCTGGCCGTCGACGGCGCGCACCTGCGGAGTGGTCAGCACGCGCGTCTGACGGTCGCTCAGCAGTGCCTGGACCAGAAAGCTGGGCACGACGACGCTCCAGTCGCTGCTGGTCAGGTCCTTGATCTGGTTGAGAGGCACGGCCCCGGAGGTGCCGCCGGTGAAGCTCACCGGCGAGCCAAGGCCGGGCTTGCCGCCCGACAGCGGCGTCAGCGCCAGATCGCGGGTACGGGTGCGGTTGGCCTCCATGACCAGCACATCGACCACGACTTCCGGCTTGGGCTTGTCCAGATCGAGCAGGACCTTTTCAGCCAGGGCGATCTGGTCGGCCGTGCCGCGGACCACGATCGCATACTGCGAGTTCACCGGGAACACCTTGCGCACGTCGGTCACCGTGCGCATGGCGGTCATGATTTCCGTCAATTCCTGGTTGTTGTAAACGTTCTGGAGATAAAAAATCCGCGTGACATATTCTTCATAATCGCGTCTTTTTGTGGGATTATCCTGGGTAACAAAGATCGTGTTTTGAGAGAGCGGCTTGTAGAAAGTCTTGGTGAGCAGGCTGATGTAATTGAGAGCCTCATCCAGCGAAGTATGGTTCAGGTCGATGGAATAGCGCCGCGCGTCCTGGAGTTCCGCGTCAAAAAGGACATTGATTCCGGCCAGTTTTCCGACCGTTTCGTACATGACCCGCGCCGGCTGGTTGACGATTTTCAGCCCGGCAATTTTCCGGTTGGCGGGCCGGAGCACCGGCACCTCGAGAAGCCGGGCGGCGCGCCGCTGCGCCTCGCGGCGGGCGAGCTCGGCCTCGGTCAGGCCCCGCTCCTCGGGGGGCGGCGCGGTCTCGCCCGGTTTGGCCTGCTGCTTCTTCTCGCGCTCGATCATCTGCTGGGTGCGCCGCAGCTCCTGCTCGGCGATGCTGGAGCCGGGGTCGATGGCGAAGGCCTTCTGAAACTCCGCCAGCGCCTCCTCCAGTTTGCCCTCGCGGCGCAGCTTCTGGCCGAGATCGACGTGGCGCTGGCTGGAGGCGAAGCGCGCGCGGCGGACGTGGAGAAGGTAGGCGGCATCGGAGGGGTCGAGCGCGAGGGCGCGCTCGTACAGCTCGAGCGCCGCGTCATAGTCGCCGCGGGCCTCGGCCTGCTTGCCCTGCTGGAGGAACTTCTCCGCCTTGCGGTTGGCGGCCTCGGCACCAGGCGCCAGGGCCAACGAGACGACCGCAAGCATCAACGCTAACTGCTTCATCTTGGGCATGTTAGGACATCCGCTTTCGCCGGCGCGTGCTACACTGAGACTTTGGGCAGTCCCCGGCGCCGCGCCGAGAGTCTCCATTGGGGATGACGAACGAGGCACCGGGCGCGTGGAGAGAAATTCTTTGGGCGAGAACGCAGCTCCAATCCGGGTCGTCAGCGAGAACCGCCGGGCCTTCCACGACTACCACGTCCTGGAAAAGCTCGAGGCCGGCCTTGCGCTCACCGGCACCGAGATCAAGTCCGCGCGGCAGGGCAAGGTGCAGTTGCGCGATGCCTACGCCGATGTCATCGACGGCGAGGCCTGGCTGCTCAACGCCCACTTCAGCCCGTATTCACACGGCAACATCTGGAATCACGAACCGACGCGCAGGCGCAAGCTGCTGCTGCACCGGCAGGAGATCGACAAACTGGCTTCGAAGGTCCTCGAGAAGGGCCTCACGCTCATCCCGCTGCGGCTGTACCTCAAGAAAGGACGGCTGAAGTGCGAACTCGGCGTTTGCCGCGGCAAGAAGCTGCACGACAAGCGCCAGGCCGAACAGGCGCGCGAGAAAGAGATGGAAGCCCGCAAGGCGATGAGCCTCAGAAATACCAGGAGGATCAGGGACTGAAATGGAATTCGTTTTGACCACCACCTGCAGCCGGGAGATCGAAACGCCGGCCCTCGCGATGCTGTGCTTCAGCGACGAGCCGCCTGCGGAGGAGACCGCCGGCGGCGTCCTGCGGATGCTGTATGAGAGCGGCGAGTTCACCGGGAAGGCGAACGAGACGG
Encoded here:
- a CDS encoding SsrA-binding protein → MERNSLGENAAPIRVVSENRRAFHDYHVLEKLEAGLALTGTEIKSARQGKVQLRDAYADVIDGEAWLLNAHFSPYSHGNIWNHEPTRRRKLLLHRQEIDKLASKVLEKGLTLIPLRLYLKKGRLKCELGVCRGKKLHDKRQAEQAREKEMEARKAMSLRNTRRIRD
- a CDS encoding signal peptidase I translates to MWKHALFWVRDLVLAVFIALVVILFLYQPVKVEGTSMLPTLTDQERVFINKFAYRLGLEHIQRGDTVVFWFPGDPSKSYIKRVIGLPGDRVEIRQGYVFVNGYPISEPYVPDDYRDRSSMSAIVVPEGHYFVMGDHRSSSNDSRHWGPLPARAIYGKAVFAYWPLERLGIVQ
- a CDS encoding amino acid permease, with translation MASASAPALLRRLGLFSATALVISNMVGTGIFTTTGFLAGDLGKPWLVLGIWVVGAIIALAGALSYSELGVNFPASGGEYVYLTRAYGPTLGFMSGWVSFFAGFSAPVATAALAFSNYLGYFFPPLRQENIWFRRTWGEIGIEAGGAQAAAAALIFLFTVLNLFGVEFIARIQNTLTSIKVLVMIAFIAFGLAVGNGDWSHLRQAAERTSTAPLAAQFALSLFWIYVGYSGWNAATYIAEELKRPERTLPLALTIGTVIVAVLYLLFNVVFIYAVPLEQMKGVLAIGSLTARALFGQEGAAIFSALLAVSLMSTVNAMVTIGPRLYYAMARNGAFLPSAGYVHPKWRTPVVAILFQGACAMLMTLVNFGNLMTYIGYLLNLFAMLAVASLLWLRRRPDWQRLPAVSFAFPLVPMLFVVPGVWLVIAGLRFAPVISAAAGATLVSGALVYRYRVLPKLQQESGRLP